The following proteins are encoded in a genomic region of Corylus avellana chromosome ca4, CavTom2PMs-1.0:
- the LOC132179528 gene encoding uncharacterized protein LOC132179528, with product MAVRISFLFSIITPQAQKVHPHPFPSTTLLSNKPRTRISCTKKISDAEISSDLASEVAKINTHSVQREEAMKKSKELLFTELCQYLASKEDEVKKKWRKMDEEDKLVLVKGFVREWSVNFHPLSARSVKEMVEEYLQEDNPSATSSPSLFFSALNRIMGFSQNK from the coding sequence ATGGCCGTaagaatttcttttcttttttccataaTCACCCCACAAGCGCAAAAAGTCCATCCCCATCCTTTCCCCTCCACAACCCTTTTGAGCAACAAACCCAGAACCCGGATTTCGTGCACCAAGAAAATCAGTGATGCAGAGATTTCATCAGATTTGGCTTCGGAGGTGGCAAAGATAAACACCCATTCAGTGCAGAGAGAGGAGGCCATGAAGAAGAGCAAAGAGCTCCTGTTCACAGAGCTGTGCCAGTACCTGGCTTCGAAAGAAGATGAGGTGAAGAAGAAGTGGAGGAAGATGGATGAAGAGGATAAATTGGTTTTGGTTAAAGGATTTGTTAGAGAATGGAGTGTCAACTTTCATCCATTGTCTGCAAGGTCTGTGAAGGAGATGGTTGAGGAATATTTGCAGGAAGATAACCCATCTGCAACATCTTCTCCTTCCTTGTTTTTTTCTGCGTTGAATAGGATTATGGGTTTTTCacaaaacaagtga
- the LOC132179164 gene encoding protein RMD5 homolog produces MELDIIKDAFDRISKKQKLSSSKSQEVIDLVGLEVEQALGKFQSAHDPTSPVDQKSVLTDLKLKLNAIGPLHQLEGSQKELNLNLSKYQKLLEKFLNPDISKAYRNVDFDFHIVNQIVAVHFYRQGLFDLGDSLLNEAGEPEATALKSQFLDLHQIIEAVRVRNLEPALKWACTNREKLKQNSSNVELKLHRLQFVEILQKGTRTDALNYARAYLTPFASLHMEEIQKLMACLLWAGRLDRSPYHEMTSPTHWDNLTEELTQEFCSLLGQSYVSPLSVAIAAGVEGLPTLLKLSNVMSAKKQEWLAMKQLPVPVELGKEFQFHSIFVCPVSRDQGSEENPPMLMPCLHVLCKQSIMKLSKSSTRTFKCPYCPAEVSFAQCRQLYF; encoded by the coding sequence ATGGAGCTAGATATCATCAAAGATGCATTTGACCGTATTTCTAAGAAGCAAAAGTTATCTTCTTCTAAATCCCAAGAAGTTATTGACCTAGTTGGCCTTGAAGTTGAACAGGCATTGGGAAAATTCCAGTCAGCTCATGACCCCACCTCCCCTGTTGATCAGAAGTCCGTACTCACAGATCTTAAACTAAAGCTCAATGCAATTGGTCCTCTCCACCAGTTAGAAGGGTCACAGAAGGAACTAAACTTAAATCTTAGCAAGTACCAGAAACTACTTGAAAAATTCTTGAATCCTGACATATCAAAGGCATATAGAAATGTGGACTTCGACTTCCACATTGTGAATCAGATTGTTGCAGTCCATTTCTACCGGCAAGGTTTGTTTGATCTTGGCGATAGCTTATTAAATGAAGCTGGAGAACCAGAGGCAACTGCATTAAAATCTCAATTCTTGGATTTGCATCAGATAATTGAGGCTGTAAGAGTTAGGAACCTTGAGCCTGCTCTGAAGTGGGCCTGTACAAACCGCGAGAAGCTCAAGCAGAATAGTTCAAATGTTGAGCTTAAACTTCACAGGCTGCAGTTTGTGGAGATTTTACAGAAAGGGACCCGAACCGATGCTCTTAACTATGCCAGAGCTTACCTTACTCCATTTGCTTCCCTTCACATGGAGGAGATACAGAAGCTTATGGCTTGCCTCTTGTGGGCAGGAAGGCTTGACAGATCCCCATATCACGAGATGACTTCTCCAACCCATTGGGATAATTTGACTGAAGAGCTGACCCAGGAATTCTGCAGTCTCTTGGGGCAGTCCTATGTGAGCCCGTTGAGCGTGGCAATAGCGGCTGGGGTTGAAGGGTTGCCTACTCTTTTAAAGCTATCAAATGTAATGTCTGCAAAGAAGCAGGAATGGCTGGCAATGAAACAGCTTCCAGTGCCAGTTGAGTTGGGGAAGGAGTTTCAGTTTCATTCGATATTTGTTTGTCCTGTGAGTAGGGATCAAGGCAGTGAAGAGAATCCTCCAATGCTGATGCCTTGCTTGCATGTTCTTTGCAAGCAATCAATCATGAAGCTGTCAAAAAGTAGCACACGGACATTTAAGTGCCCATATTGTCCAGCAGAGGTTTCATTCGCACAGTGCAGGCAGCTGTATTTCTGA
- the LOC132177840 gene encoding protein trichome birefringence-like 12 — MPPKLLSPLFPCLIFLTLLLLYLYSSLLSYHASQSPPHCNLFQGRWVLDPPRQPLYDHTCPFHRNAWNCLRNQRENMGLINSWKWVPESCALPRLDPARFLGLMRNRNIGFVGDSLNENFLVSFLCVLRVADMGARKWKRKGAWKGAYFPKFNVTVAYHRAVLLSKYEWQPKQSTVHNQDGLKGIYRVDVDIPADDWVNIADFYDVLVFNTGHWWGYDKFPKETPLVFYREGEPIFPPIGMLDGLKVVLENMVSYIQKEVPSRTLKFWRLQSPRHFDGGDWNQNGSCLLNEPLKEFQLDLWFDPRNNGVNKEARQLNHLIEEALLGTEIQLLDLTHLSEFRADAHPAIWLGKKDAVSIWGQDCMHWCLPGVPDTWVDILSELIRYSLETG, encoded by the exons ATGCCTCCTAAGCTCCTCTCGCCCCTCTTCCCATGCCTCATCTTCCtcaccctcctcctcctctaccTCTATTCCTCTCTCCTCTCCTACCATGCTTCCCAATCCCCACCTCACTGCAACCTCTTCCAAGGTCGCTGGGTCCTCGACCCTCCCCGTCAACCCCTCTACGACCACACCTGCCCATTCCACAGAAACGCCTGGAACTGCCTCAGAAACCAGAGAGAAAACATGGGTCTCATCAATTCTTGGAAATGGGTCCCTGAATCCTGCGCTCTGCCTCGGCTTGATCCGGCCCGGTTTCTGGGTCTGATGAGGAACAGGAATATTGGGTTTGTCGGGGACTCGCTGAATGAGAACTTCCTGGTGTCTTTCTTGTGTGTGCTTAGAGTGGCTGACATGGGTGCCAGGAAATGGAAGAGGAAAGGGGCTTGGAAAGGAGCTTATTTTCCCAAGTTCAATGTCACGGTGGCGTATCACCGGGCCGTTTTGCTCTCCAAATACGA GTGGCAGCCAAAACAGTCGACAGTTCACAATCAGGATGGACTGAAAGGAATATATCGAGTCGACGTTGATATTCCTGCAGATGATTGGGTCAACATCGCCGACTTCTATGATGTCCTTGTTTTCAATACCGGCCATTG GTGGGGTTATGATAAATTCCCGAAAGAGACACCTCTTGTCTTCTATCGTGAGGGGGAACCAATATTTCCTCCCATTGGGATGTTGGACGGACTTAAAGTTGTTCTTGAGAATATGGTATCATACATTCAAAAAGAAGTTCCTAGCAGGACCCTCAAGTTCTGGCGTTTGCAATCACCAAGGCATTTTGATGGCGGCGACTGGAATCAAAATGGTAGCTGTTTGTTGAATGAGCCGCTTAAGGAATTCCAG CTTGACTTGTGGTTTGATCCCAGGAATAATGGTGTGAACAAAGAAGCCAGGCAACTGAATCATCTGATTGAAGAAGCTTTGCTAGGCACAGAGATTCAACTGCTCGATCTGACTCATTTGAGTGAGTTCAGAGCAGACGCTCATCCAGCAATTTGGTTGGGAAAGAAGGATGCAGTGTCAATCTGGGGTCAGGACTGCATGCACTGGTGCTTACCTGGTGTTCCTGACACATGGGTTGATATCTTGTCAGAACTGATCCGTTATAGCTTGGAGACAGGATGA